The following coding sequences lie in one Mercenaria mercenaria strain notata chromosome 5, MADL_Memer_1, whole genome shotgun sequence genomic window:
- the LOC123556972 gene encoding uncharacterized protein LOC123556972 isoform X2 — protein sequence MFNLCICNRQLQDILCRSCGYIFVGRQRRQCTLHPNEIHLMDASVCPKCRTNSLIEIKTSGTPLKKKPDEIITELTHLRERRLSRGEKYGPGAKTVNTSCSTEDEDWGMESDTSFSPTSYAGHGQGPAQGSSNVQSLQMPFGSGLKYDSSKSPDSQIGSRLTYGNVNRRESEMFGSSLMYNNLSGPESIIDNCKVPSVAQAEAQNAKLGTKIHHKEPKEVTKTEKKLVNTEVQTEFIIQVLEEPKFCQQTTHQPQLKGSNLGGGYNYDPKRAVGGEKDNSVLRAAIRRSIAGGWNKGIDNDLCMDNRRF from the coding sequence ATGTTCAACTTGTGTATCTGCAATCGTCAGTTACAAGATATCTTATGTCGCTCATGTGGATACATCTTTGTTGGTCGGCAGAGGCGACAGTGCACGTTGCATCCAAACGAGATCCATCTCATGGATGCTTCAGTATGTCCCAAATGTAGGACTAACTCGCTGATTGAGATAAAAACATCTGGAACACCATTGAAGAAGAAGCCGGATGAGATAATCACCGAGTTAACACACCTCCGTGAGAGAAGATTAAGTAGAGGAGAGAAGTATGGTCCTGGTGCTAAAACAGTCAACACAAGCTGTTCTACAGAGGATGAAGACTGGGGAATGGAATCTGACACTTCTTTCTCACCTacgtcatatgctggtcatggtCAAGGCCCAGCTCAGGGATCATCTAATGTGCAATCGTTGCAAATGCCATTTGGTTCTGGCTTGAAATATGATAGCTCGAAAAGTCCCGATTCACAAATTGGGTCTAGATTGACATATGGTAATGTGAATCGTCGGGAGTCTGAAATGTTTGGTTCTTCTTTGATGTATAACAATTTGAGTGGTCCAGAGTCTATAATTGACAACTGTAAGGTGCCTTCTGTGGCTCAAGCTGAAGCTCAAAATGCAAAGCTGGGCACCAAAATTCATCACAAGGAACCAAAAGAGGTAACAAAGACTGAAAAGAAGTTAGTGAACACAGAAGTGCAGACCGAGTTCATCATTCAGGTCCTGGAGGAGCCAAAATTCTGCCAACAAACTAcgcatcaacctcaattgaaaggATCTAACCTGGGTGGAGGGTACAACTATGATCCCAAAAGAGCAGTTGGTGGAGAAAAAGATAACAGTGTTCTGAGGGCAGCTATAAGGAGAAGCATTGCTGGGGGCTGGAACAAAGGAATTGACAACGACCTTTGTATGGATAATCGAAGATTCTGA
- the LOC123556972 gene encoding uncharacterized protein LOC123556972 isoform X1: MSAQQIAMLQERAKTKQFSSTPPKTPISHGDSQMFNLCICNRQLQDILCRSCGYIFVGRQRRQCTLHPNEIHLMDASVCPKCRTNSLIEIKTSGTPLKKKPDEIITELTHLRERRLSRGEKYGPGAKTVNTSCSTEDEDWGMESDTSFSPTSYAGHGQGPAQGSSNVQSLQMPFGSGLKYDSSKSPDSQIGSRLTYGNVNRRESEMFGSSLMYNNLSGPESIIDNCKVPSVAQAEAQNAKLGTKIHHKEPKEVTKTEKKLVNTEVQTEFIIQVLEEPKFCQQTTHQPQLKGSNLGGGYNYDPKRAVGGEKDNSVLRAAIRRSIAGGWNKGIDNDLCMDNRRF; the protein is encoded by the coding sequence GGAGATTCACAAATGTTCAACTTGTGTATCTGCAATCGTCAGTTACAAGATATCTTATGTCGCTCATGTGGATACATCTTTGTTGGTCGGCAGAGGCGACAGTGCACGTTGCATCCAAACGAGATCCATCTCATGGATGCTTCAGTATGTCCCAAATGTAGGACTAACTCGCTGATTGAGATAAAAACATCTGGAACACCATTGAAGAAGAAGCCGGATGAGATAATCACCGAGTTAACACACCTCCGTGAGAGAAGATTAAGTAGAGGAGAGAAGTATGGTCCTGGTGCTAAAACAGTCAACACAAGCTGTTCTACAGAGGATGAAGACTGGGGAATGGAATCTGACACTTCTTTCTCACCTacgtcatatgctggtcatggtCAAGGCCCAGCTCAGGGATCATCTAATGTGCAATCGTTGCAAATGCCATTTGGTTCTGGCTTGAAATATGATAGCTCGAAAAGTCCCGATTCACAAATTGGGTCTAGATTGACATATGGTAATGTGAATCGTCGGGAGTCTGAAATGTTTGGTTCTTCTTTGATGTATAACAATTTGAGTGGTCCAGAGTCTATAATTGACAACTGTAAGGTGCCTTCTGTGGCTCAAGCTGAAGCTCAAAATGCAAAGCTGGGCACCAAAATTCATCACAAGGAACCAAAAGAGGTAACAAAGACTGAAAAGAAGTTAGTGAACACAGAAGTGCAGACCGAGTTCATCATTCAGGTCCTGGAGGAGCCAAAATTCTGCCAACAAACTAcgcatcaacctcaattgaaaggATCTAACCTGGGTGGAGGGTACAACTATGATCCCAAAAGAGCAGTTGGTGGAGAAAAAGATAACAGTGTTCTGAGGGCAGCTATAAGGAGAAGCATTGCTGGGGGCTGGAACAAAGGAATTGACAACGACCTTTGTATGGATAATCGAAGATTCTGA